One genomic region from Evansella sp. LMS18 encodes:
- the ytxJ gene encoding bacillithiol system redox-active protein YtxJ, translated as MALTKIEEEQQFEEVLKEQETLILLKNSTTCPISHEAFKETENFAGENDSVPVYYLNVQELRDLSNEVAEKYNVKHESPQALLFSDGKVSWHASHWKVTKKELAKAWENK; from the coding sequence ATGGCCCTAACTAAAATTGAAGAAGAGCAACAGTTTGAAGAAGTGCTGAAAGAGCAGGAAACACTGATTCTCCTTAAAAACAGTACTACCTGTCCTATAAGCCATGAAGCGTTTAAAGAAACGGAAAATTTCGCTGGAGAAAATGACAGTGTTCCTGTATATTACCTGAACGTCCAGGAACTGAGGGACCTTTCCAATGAAGTGGCTGAGAAATACAATGTTAAACATGAATCTCCCCAGGCACTCTTGTTTTCAGACGGGAAAGTATCCTGGCATGCCTCCCATTGGAAGGTAACGAAAAAAGAGCTGGCGAAGGCGTGGGAGAATAAATAG
- a CDS encoding YtxH domain-containing protein, which produces MGENNNGMNTKDFIIGMFVGGTIGAAAALLTAPKSGKELRSDINEQARAAKDRTTDWTSQAVEKGNQLAVTAKEGTSTIAKTVSGQSSSLVEKVKDLAGKVRKDMEELTESADYLTDDMEGISDEIAASVRKEVEDLQRSVEQLVKEVEEKEKARNEKNGASSPENQDAGGEEANGPN; this is translated from the coding sequence ATGGGCGAGAATAACAACGGTATGAATACGAAAGATTTTATTATTGGAATGTTCGTAGGAGGAACAATAGGTGCAGCGGCAGCCCTTCTGACAGCTCCCAAGTCAGGTAAAGAGCTTCGCAGCGATATTAACGAACAGGCGCGGGCAGCAAAGGACAGAACGACAGACTGGACCAGCCAGGCAGTGGAAAAAGGAAACCAGCTGGCCGTAACTGCAAAGGAAGGCACCAGCACTATCGCTAAAACAGTTTCAGGACAGTCCTCCAGTTTAGTGGAAAAGGTTAAAGACCTTGCAGGCAAGGTCCGAAAAGACATGGAGGAGCTCACAGAATCTGCCGATTATCTCACAGATGATATGGAAGGAATCAGCGATGAGATTGCTGCTTCCGTAAGGAAAGAAGTTGAAGATCTCCAGCGTTCTGTAGAGCAGCTGGTTAAAGAAGTAGAAGAGAAAGAAAAGGCCAGAAATGAGAAGAACGGCGCTTCATCTCCGGAAAATCAGGATGCAGGAGGGGAAGAGGCAAATGGCCCTAACTAA
- a CDS encoding DUF948 domain-containing protein, with translation MEWLLYLSVAIIAVAFAALVFYLIKTLISMKQTLDNVSSTVEGLQQQVDGITKESQELIHKTNLLADDIQRKSDSLNSVFAAANDLGETVQNVNHSLKTVSAAISKKANEQSDQVAQAVKWGNVALDFWGKWKAKKADIDTKETKVK, from the coding sequence ATGGAGTGGCTATTATATTTGAGTGTAGCAATTATCGCAGTTGCTTTCGCGGCATTGGTTTTTTATTTGATCAAGACATTAATCTCCATGAAGCAAACATTGGATAATGTATCGTCTACTGTTGAGGGACTACAGCAGCAGGTTGATGGAATTACAAAGGAGTCCCAGGAACTGATACATAAAACGAATTTGCTTGCTGATGATATTCAGCGAAAGTCAGATTCGTTGAACTCTGTTTTTGCAGCGGCCAATGATCTTGGAGAAACAGTCCAGAATGTGAACCATTCTTTAAAGACGGTCTCCGCTGCAATTTCCAAAAAAGCGAATGAACAGTCAGACCAGGTGGCGCAGGCTGTTAAATGGGGCAATGTTGCTCTGGATTTCTGGGGAAAGTGGAAAGCAAAAAAAGCAGATATAGATACTAAAGAGACAAAAGTAAAATAA
- a CDS encoding aminopeptidase: MRDPRIQTLAKNLINYSVNLQKGEKLLIENFGLQKELVSALVEEAYEAGGLPFVSLKEHEINRSLLIGADEEQQNLTAQFEAQVMKEMDAYIGLRAGDNINELSDVPDEKMSLHQKTVGTKVHREIRVPETKWVVLRYPTSSMAQLAKMSTAGFEDFYFNVCNLDYSKMDKAMDALVERMNNTDEVRITGEGTDISFSIKDIPAIKCAGRLNIPDGEVYTAPVKDSVNGTITYNTASPYQGFSFENIKFTFVNGKIVQAESNNTEKINAILDTDEGARYIGEFAIGVNPYILHPMQDILFDEKIDGSFHFTPGQAYDNAYNGNDSAVHWDIVNIQRPEYGGGKIYFDGELIREDGRFVAEDLKSLNPENLK; this comes from the coding sequence ATGAGAGATCCTCGAATTCAGACACTTGCGAAAAACTTAATCAATTATTCGGTAAACCTTCAAAAAGGAGAAAAACTGCTCATTGAAAACTTTGGCCTCCAGAAGGAGCTTGTAAGCGCCTTGGTGGAGGAAGCTTATGAAGCAGGTGGTCTTCCTTTCGTTTCCCTGAAAGAGCATGAAATAAACCGTTCTTTACTCATCGGAGCTGATGAAGAACAGCAGAATCTCACTGCACAATTTGAAGCTCAGGTTATGAAAGAAATGGACGCATACATAGGACTCAGAGCTGGTGATAACATAAATGAGCTGTCAGACGTTCCTGATGAAAAAATGAGCCTTCACCAAAAAACTGTAGGTACAAAAGTACACAGAGAAATCCGCGTGCCGGAAACTAAATGGGTGGTCCTCCGTTATCCTACCTCTTCTATGGCGCAGCTGGCAAAAATGAGCACAGCAGGTTTTGAAGATTTCTATTTCAATGTGTGTAATCTCGATTACAGCAAAATGGATAAAGCAATGGACGCTTTAGTGGAACGGATGAATAATACAGACGAAGTAAGAATAACCGGTGAAGGTACAGACATCAGTTTTTCCATAAAAGATATTCCCGCAATTAAGTGTGCAGGAAGGCTGAACATCCCTGATGGTGAAGTGTATACTGCACCTGTCAAAGATTCAGTGAACGGGACTATTACTTATAACACTGCTTCACCTTATCAAGGTTTCTCCTTTGAAAATATTAAATTCACATTTGTGAACGGAAAAATTGTCCAGGCAGAATCAAATAACACAGAGAAAATAAATGCCATACTGGACACAGACGAAGGTGCCCGTTATATCGGAGAATTTGCAATAGGCGTTAATCCATACATACTCCACCCAATGCAGGATATTCTTTTCGACGAGAAAATAGACGGAAGTTTCCATTTCACCCCAGGGCAGGCATACGATAATGCTTATAATGGGAATGACTCTGCAGTACACTGGGATATAGTGAATATCCAGCGCCCGGAATACGGCGGCGGCAAAATCTATTTTGACGGAGAACTCATCCGGGAAGATGGAAGGTTTGTTGCAGAAGACCTTAAATCACTAAATCCGGAGAATTTGAAGTAA
- the murC gene encoding UDP-N-acetylmuramate--L-alanine ligase — translation MTVYHFIGIKGSGMSALAQILSDMKFSVQGSDVDKEFFTQKPLEKKGIPLLPFQKENIEEGQTIIASAAYNDENEEIRTANELNIPVHPYPNFLGEFIQQFTSIAVTGSHGKTSTTGLLSHVLQAAKPTSFLIGDGTGKGEEESEYFVFEACEYRRHFLNYKPDYAIMTNVDFDHPDYFKDVNDVFAAFQDMAMQVNKAIIACGDDEYLQKINAQVPVVYYGLNDDNDFCAKNIRTDEEGTHFDVYVRNSLYASFTVPGYGNHYVLNSLSVIALCHYEGVEVEVVQSQLKTFKGVKRRFTEKEFGSQILIDDYAHHPTEISATIESAKQKYSSREVVAVFQPHTFTRTKTFLDEFAESLKTADHVYLCDIFSSAREKGGELSIQDLQDRIPGAKLLTEDTVSQLTEHENGVLLFMGAGDVQKFQRAYEALKVSN, via the coding sequence ATGACAGTTTATCATTTTATTGGAATTAAAGGCTCAGGAATGAGCGCATTAGCACAAATATTGAGCGACATGAAGTTTAGTGTCCAAGGTTCAGATGTAGATAAAGAATTTTTTACCCAGAAGCCTCTGGAGAAAAAAGGAATTCCTTTGCTTCCGTTTCAAAAGGAAAACATAGAGGAAGGCCAGACTATTATCGCTTCCGCGGCTTACAACGATGAAAATGAAGAGATCAGGACGGCAAACGAACTTAACATACCTGTACACCCGTATCCGAATTTCCTTGGAGAGTTCATTCAGCAATTTACGAGTATCGCTGTTACTGGCTCCCACGGAAAAACTTCTACGACAGGTTTGCTGTCCCACGTGCTTCAGGCAGCAAAACCTACATCTTTCCTTATAGGGGACGGCACTGGGAAAGGCGAAGAAGAAAGTGAATACTTTGTTTTTGAGGCCTGTGAGTATCGCCGGCATTTTCTCAATTACAAACCGGATTACGCGATTATGACCAATGTTGATTTTGACCACCCGGATTACTTCAAAGATGTGAACGATGTATTTGCTGCTTTTCAGGACATGGCGATGCAGGTAAACAAGGCTATTATCGCTTGCGGAGATGATGAGTATCTTCAGAAAATCAATGCACAGGTTCCCGTCGTTTATTATGGCCTGAACGACGATAATGACTTCTGTGCGAAAAATATCCGCACTGATGAAGAAGGAACACATTTTGACGTTTACGTCCGTAATTCATTATACGCTTCGTTTACAGTGCCGGGATACGGAAATCATTACGTCCTTAATTCCCTCTCTGTCATTGCCCTTTGCCATTATGAAGGGGTGGAAGTGGAAGTAGTACAATCACAGCTGAAGACTTTTAAAGGGGTAAAACGGCGTTTTACTGAGAAGGAATTTGGTTCCCAGATTCTTATTGATGATTATGCCCACCATCCAACAGAGATCTCGGCAACGATTGAATCGGCGAAGCAGAAGTATTCCTCAAGAGAAGTTGTGGCAGTATTTCAGCCTCATACCTTTACGAGGACGAAAACATTCCTCGATGAATTCGCGGAGAGCCTGAAAACAGCGGACCATGTATACCTTTGTGATATATTTTCATCTGCAAGGGAAAAAGGCGGGGAGCTGTCAATCCAGGACCTGCAGGACCGAATTCCAGGGGCAAAACTTCTGACAGAAGACACGGTCAGCCAGCTGACAGAACATGAAAATGGGGTACTGCTGTTCATGGGTGCCGGAGATGTGCAAAAGTTCCAGCGGGCATACGAAGCACTGAAAGTCAGTAACTGA
- a CDS encoding nicotinate phosphoribosyltransferase — protein MKEITLKLQGKIKRLTNDTFKFDERVGEGWFSAVYFLKTKKIAERHKADNIITMQFFQKKHAVLCGTDEVIALIKTFAEKPEELEIYSLKDGDKIAPFETVLTIKGHYQQFGFLEGVIDGILARRTSVATNVYEVVKAAKSSGVEKPVIFMGDRDDHFTQQAGDGYAAFIGGSQAQATHAMNEWWGKKGMGTMPHALIQLFEGDVVEATKAYQETFPDDELMALVDYNNDVITDSLKVAREFGDKLKGVRVDTSKTLVDQYFFRNPEVLGTFDPRGINPTLLFALRKALDEEGFQHVKIVVSGGFDAKRIEEYEKLGAPVDIYGVGSSLLKIHIGFTGDNVLLNGKPEAKTGRIYRPNPRLEKIEFDD, from the coding sequence ATGAAAGAGATTACTTTGAAACTACAGGGAAAAATTAAGCGCCTTACTAACGATACTTTTAAATTTGATGAACGTGTAGGTGAAGGATGGTTCTCTGCGGTCTACTTTTTAAAAACAAAGAAAATCGCCGAGAGACATAAGGCGGATAATATAATTACCATGCAGTTCTTCCAGAAAAAGCATGCTGTGCTTTGCGGAACTGATGAAGTGATTGCCCTGATTAAGACATTTGCTGAAAAACCGGAGGAACTTGAAATTTATTCTCTTAAGGACGGCGACAAAATCGCACCGTTCGAAACAGTTCTTACCATCAAAGGGCATTACCAGCAATTTGGTTTTTTGGAAGGTGTCATTGACGGCATACTCGCGAGAAGAACTTCCGTGGCTACAAATGTTTATGAGGTTGTAAAAGCGGCTAAATCTTCCGGTGTTGAGAAGCCGGTCATCTTCATGGGAGACAGGGATGACCATTTTACACAGCAGGCTGGTGATGGCTACGCAGCGTTTATAGGCGGTTCACAGGCTCAGGCGACCCACGCCATGAATGAATGGTGGGGGAAGAAGGGAATGGGGACCATGCCCCACGCGCTGATTCAGTTATTTGAAGGCGATGTGGTAGAAGCAACGAAAGCTTACCAGGAAACATTTCCGGACGATGAACTGATGGCTCTCGTTGATTACAATAACGATGTTATCACTGACTCACTCAAAGTGGCCAGGGAGTTTGGAGACAAACTGAAAGGTGTCCGTGTTGATACTTCAAAAACGTTAGTGGATCAGTATTTCTTCCGTAATCCTGAAGTGCTTGGAACGTTTGATCCAAGAGGTATTAATCCAACCTTGCTTTTTGCTCTCAGAAAAGCCCTCGATGAAGAAGGTTTCCAGCATGTGAAAATAGTTGTGTCTGGAGGGTTTGACGCGAAGCGGATTGAGGAATATGAGAAACTGGGTGCTCCTGTAGACATTTACGGAGTAGGAAGCAGCCTTTTAAAGATCCACATCGGCTTCACTGGCGACAATGTTCTCCTTAATGGCAAACCGGAAGCCAAAACAGGGAGAATATACCGCCCGAATCCCCGACTCGAGAAAATAGAATTTGATGACTAA
- a CDS encoding DNA translocase FtsK → MAKRFPRFLIGLKNWMFPSSEDQEYSDSNGTDYQVKNKTDSDTYYPRLQKQNSPEPKVIHQYPKKGNFRFPVIKDEEPAQKRGKIQRPPEVRRNKEKPSFKTEQYSTRATSTERKERKPAQVKKDTENHKPRFQGKDFYVRSVPSPVYGFNKPPVRKQNTVVDEENRDEQRNQAWSTPEETTKRDLTEDYAAEREPQDTYEKADFLPPSSPHATREQEKEELLQNDENETEEANWFAKEKSKTVTPIQNEETEEAEFTSPDYKENETAETSLRYEETEAETSHHKAGTERGDIWLQDEENETETAGFNNEKTKEEYWLQDNETAADDEPIHEAEDSFYQEKNTTERECNSEEEDAPAAAMETETETETEIAPSKTVVEQADHETETETVNSDFFVDEAVHAKEEAENQFLAEGEDEQTFSAYNNEPVRTEEEEVPAEVKHSDEPRSEAAADPSPGEENTLDRHAFSRKKDKKRKGRHRIESTSPAAGSDMKKAEGNRQSNIPFNVLMNRSDRVKVKRREEERKRGYAFPSLQLLDIPPRRMGIDDEWVTDQVSTLNETFDYFRIRAKVVHVTKGPSVTRFEIQPEPGVKVSKITNLTDDLKLSLAAKEIRIEAPIPGKSTIGIEVPNKVSEPVFLREILHHKEFRTQESPLTAALGMDITGEPVVTDLQKMPHGLIAGATGSGKSVCVNSILVSLLYKASPEEVRLLLIDPKMVELAPYNGIPHLAAPVITDPKEATEGLKWAVGEMERRYELFAKEGSRDLKRFNKKMKEKGQEKEVLPYLVVVVDELADLMMVAPHDVEEAICRLAQKARACGIHLLVATQRPSVDVITGLIKSNIPTRIAFSVSSQADSRTIIDSGGAERLLGRGDMLFMENGSGKPVRIQGTFVSDEEIDRVMEYVKQAGKAEYLFERENLQKQIEADSEDDLFEPACDFVYEQQAASASLLQRHFRIGYNRAARLIDEMEERGIISSAKGSKPREVYLTKEGNSGKIGVRGDT, encoded by the coding sequence ATGGCTAAACGGTTTCCCCGTTTTTTAATAGGCTTAAAAAACTGGATGTTCCCTTCATCAGAGGACCAGGAGTATTCAGATAGTAACGGCACAGATTATCAGGTAAAGAATAAAACAGATTCAGATACATATTATCCAAGGCTGCAAAAACAGAACAGCCCAGAGCCTAAAGTGATTCATCAATATCCTAAGAAGGGCAACTTTCGTTTCCCGGTCATTAAAGATGAGGAGCCTGCTCAAAAAAGAGGAAAAATACAGAGACCGCCTGAAGTGAGAAGAAACAAGGAAAAACCCTCCTTTAAAACAGAGCAGTACAGTACAAGGGCAACTAGTACCGAACGTAAGGAGAGAAAGCCTGCGCAGGTAAAGAAAGATACAGAGAATCACAAACCCAGGTTTCAGGGCAAAGACTTTTATGTTCGTTCTGTTCCTTCTCCGGTTTACGGGTTTAATAAGCCGCCGGTTCGGAAACAAAATACTGTCGTTGATGAAGAGAACAGGGACGAGCAGAGAAATCAAGCATGGTCTACTCCTGAAGAGACAACTAAACGTGACTTAACAGAAGATTATGCAGCTGAAAGAGAGCCGCAGGATACTTATGAGAAAGCAGACTTCCTTCCTCCATCTTCACCTCATGCAACCCGTGAGCAGGAAAAGGAGGAGCTTCTGCAAAACGATGAGAATGAAACAGAAGAAGCTAACTGGTTCGCTAAGGAAAAGAGTAAAACAGTAACTCCGATTCAAAATGAAGAAACAGAAGAAGCAGAATTTACTTCGCCTGATTACAAAGAAAATGAAACGGCAGAAACTTCGCTTCGTTACGAAGAAACTGAAGCAGAAACCTCGCACCATAAAGCTGGAACTGAAAGAGGAGATATTTGGCTTCAGGACGAAGAAAATGAAACAGAAACAGCAGGGTTCAATAACGAAAAAACTAAAGAAGAATATTGGCTCCAGGACAATGAAACAGCAGCAGATGATGAGCCGATTCATGAAGCAGAGGATAGCTTTTATCAGGAGAAAAATACAACCGAACGAGAGTGTAATTCAGAGGAGGAGGATGCTCCTGCTGCAGCTATGGAAACAGAAACAGAAACAGAAACAGAAATCGCACCTTCCAAAACTGTCGTGGAACAGGCTGATCATGAGACTGAAACTGAAACTGTAAACAGCGATTTTTTCGTTGACGAAGCCGTCCATGCAAAAGAAGAAGCGGAGAATCAGTTCCTCGCGGAAGGGGAAGACGAGCAAACTTTCTCTGCATATAATAACGAGCCAGTAAGGACAGAAGAGGAAGAAGTCCCAGCTGAAGTTAAACACTCAGACGAACCTCGTTCTGAGGCGGCGGCTGATCCTTCACCTGGAGAAGAAAATACATTGGATCGCCATGCTTTTTCAAGGAAAAAGGACAAGAAAAGAAAAGGCAGGCATAGAATTGAAAGTACAAGCCCGGCTGCTGGTTCAGACATGAAAAAAGCAGAAGGGAACAGGCAGAGTAACATACCATTCAATGTACTGATGAACAGGTCAGACAGAGTGAAAGTAAAGCGGAGAGAAGAAGAACGAAAAAGAGGATATGCTTTTCCATCATTACAGCTTCTGGACATTCCTCCAAGGAGAATGGGCATCGACGATGAATGGGTGACTGATCAGGTAAGCACGTTGAATGAAACATTCGATTACTTCCGTATTCGTGCCAAGGTTGTACATGTGACAAAGGGACCTTCTGTTACCCGTTTCGAGATCCAGCCTGAGCCGGGAGTCAAAGTAAGTAAAATTACTAATCTGACTGATGACTTGAAGCTAAGCCTTGCAGCAAAAGAAATCAGGATTGAAGCACCTATCCCCGGCAAGAGCACGATAGGGATAGAGGTTCCGAATAAGGTTTCCGAACCAGTTTTCTTAAGAGAGATACTGCATCATAAGGAGTTCCGCACTCAGGAATCTCCCCTTACTGCAGCCCTTGGGATGGATATTACCGGGGAGCCGGTGGTTACAGATCTCCAAAAAATGCCTCATGGTCTGATCGCCGGGGCTACCGGGTCAGGTAAAAGCGTATGTGTAAACTCCATTCTTGTGAGTCTGCTGTATAAGGCGTCTCCTGAAGAAGTAAGATTACTGTTAATTGACCCGAAAATGGTGGAGCTTGCGCCGTATAACGGTATACCGCATCTTGCAGCTCCTGTTATTACAGATCCAAAGGAAGCTACGGAGGGTCTGAAATGGGCTGTCGGTGAAATGGAAAGAAGATATGAATTATTCGCAAAAGAAGGTTCAAGAGATTTAAAGCGTTTCAACAAAAAAATGAAAGAAAAAGGCCAGGAGAAAGAAGTTTTACCATATCTCGTGGTGGTCGTCGATGAGCTGGCTGACTTGATGATGGTCGCTCCTCATGATGTAGAGGAAGCAATCTGCCGGCTTGCCCAGAAAGCAAGAGCTTGCGGCATCCATTTACTCGTGGCTACCCAGCGTCCATCAGTGGATGTAATCACTGGCCTGATTAAATCCAATATCCCGACGCGTATCGCATTTTCTGTTTCGTCCCAGGCCGACTCCAGAACGATTATCGACAGCGGGGGAGCGGAACGTCTTCTTGGAAGAGGGGATATGCTCTTCATGGAAAATGGATCAGGCAAACCTGTCCGCATCCAGGGAACTTTTGTTTCGGATGAGGAAATAGACCGGGTAATGGAGTATGTAAAACAGGCAGGGAAGGCAGAATATTTATTTGAAAGAGAAAATTTACAAAAACAAATAGAAGCAGATTCAGAAGATGATTTATTCGAACCTGCATGCGATTTCGTTTATGAACAGCAGGCAGCATCAGCTTCGCTTCTGCAGCGGCACTTCCGGATTGGCTATAACCGGGCAGCGCGCCTGATTGATGAAATGGAGGAAAGGGGTATAATTTCCTCCGCCAAAGGTAGCAAACCGAGGGAAGTTTATTTGACAAAAGAGGGAAATAGCGGAAAAATAGGAGTAAGAGGGGATACTTAG
- a CDS encoding DUF1444 domain-containing protein, with protein sequence MKPLQIKREIESRLTDENWVTSFDRDSETLRIVDKRYDKGVTVQLSNLKDKFKENKEKALEETINFINEGLGLLGKTINLEGNEKNIFPVIRATSFPTETEDGKKLIYSDHTAETRVYYAVDHGRSFSLIDAETLENEGKSLKEIHEAALFNIRSLSGDMKSDKVAGNTFYFLNTDDGYDASRILNESLLKEMSEKSAGELAVAVPHQDVLIFGDIRNETGFDILAQMVFQFFSEGRVPITALPFIYENNELEPVFILAQRKPKSGKKK encoded by the coding sequence ATGAAACCTTTACAAATAAAACGGGAAATTGAAAGCAGGCTAACTGATGAAAATTGGGTCACTTCTTTTGACAGGGACAGTGAGACCCTCCGAATAGTAGACAAACGTTACGATAAAGGGGTAACGGTTCAGCTTTCAAACCTTAAGGATAAGTTCAAGGAAAACAAAGAAAAAGCTCTGGAGGAGACAATAAATTTTATCAATGAAGGCCTGGGGCTGCTTGGTAAAACAATCAACCTTGAAGGAAATGAAAAAAACATTTTTCCGGTTATCAGAGCGACATCTTTTCCAACGGAAACTGAGGATGGAAAAAAACTCATCTACTCAGACCATACGGCTGAAACCAGGGTATATTACGCGGTCGACCATGGGAGATCATTTTCTTTAATCGATGCCGAAACACTTGAAAATGAAGGCAAATCATTAAAAGAAATACATGAAGCTGCTCTGTTTAATATTCGGTCTCTGAGCGGAGATATGAAAAGTGATAAAGTAGCAGGGAATACTTTCTACTTTCTGAACACAGATGACGGCTATGATGCAAGCCGCATCCTTAACGAATCCCTGTTAAAGGAAATGAGTGAGAAATCTGCCGGTGAGCTTGCGGTTGCCGTGCCTCACCAGGATGTGCTTATATTTGGCGACATCAGAAATGAGACAGGCTTTGATATTCTGGCTCAGATGGTGTTTCAATTCTTTTCCGAAGGACGGGTGCCAATCACAGCTCTGCCATTTATATACGAAAACAATGAATTGGAACCTGTATTTATCCTGGCTCAGCGAAAGCCCAAATCAGGTAAAAAGAAGTAG
- a CDS encoding thioredoxin family protein, translated as METVLNIEQFKEVKQEDGSVMMFTAGWCPDCTVLEPDLPALQEHFPEFNFYKVDRDQFIDQCQELDIYGIPSFLVFKKGKEVHRFVSKDRKSKDEIIEFLNEAKEK; from the coding sequence ATGGAGACGGTATTAAATATTGAGCAGTTCAAAGAAGTGAAACAGGAAGACGGGTCTGTAATGATGTTTACCGCTGGCTGGTGTCCTGACTGTACAGTGCTGGAACCTGACCTCCCTGCACTGCAGGAGCACTTTCCTGAATTTAATTTCTATAAAGTGGACCGTGACCAGTTCATTGACCAGTGCCAGGAACTGGACATATACGGGATCCCAAGTTTTCTTGTTTTTAAAAAAGGAAAAGAAGTGCACAGGTTTGTAAGTAAAGACCGTAAATCGAAAGATGAAATTATCGAATTCTTAAACGAAGCAAAAGAAAAGTAA